CTAGAGGCCCTCGGCGATAGCGGCGGTGGCCTGAAGCCATGCCGCGCGGGTGCGCGGTGCGAGCGTGTCCACGTTGAGCGGCCCGCCACCGACCAGGGACGGGTCATACGGTACGTCGAGCACGGTGCGGGTGAGCTGACCGAAGTGTTCGTGCAGACGGGCGGACAGCTGCTGGTCCACCGTTTTCGACGGAGACGCCAAAATCGTGACGGCCTGGTCCACCTTGTTGGCATGTCCCTTGCGGCGCAAACCATCGAGCAGCGACGCGGCGCCATAGCCGGTGTCTTCTCGGATGGTGGAGACCACCACGAGCTGGTCGGCCGTGTCGACGGCAGCCTCCCAGTTGCTGGCGCGCATGTTGTTGCCGGTGTCGATCACGAGCACCCGGTAGAACCGGCTGAGCGTGGCGTGCAGCTTACGAAATGCCACGGCGTCGATGCTCGCGGCCCCGGCCGGGTCGAGGTCGGAGGCGAGAGCATCAAACTGGGCGTCACCCTGATTGCGCACGTAATTGTCGAGGTCACCCACCCGCGCCGATCGCACGTCGGAGAAGCGGTCCAGATCACGCAGCAGGTCGACGGCCGTGTTGGTGTGCCGCGCCGACTGCGCCCGCACTCCCAGCGTGCCCATCGTTTCGTTGTTGTCCCACGCGAGCGTGTAACCGCCCCGGTAGATGCCAAACGTGGCCGCGATCAGCAGTGTGGCCGTGGTTTTGTGCGCCCCGCCCTTGGGGTTCAGCACCACAATCGTGCGCGGTCCGCTCAGGCTGCGCTGAACGGCCGCGATGGCGTTGCGCTGGTCGAGTTCGGCGGAGCCCGGGCTCACAGAGATGAGGCCGCCGGTGAGACGGCGGATGGCGCCCTGCCAGCCCTGCCGCGCGGGTCCGGCCGGTGCCGGCGGGCGGGAGCTCATGAAATCAGCGAGGTTCGGCGGATCGTGCGGTTCCGACGGCCGGGCCCGAGCGGCATGATCGGTGCGGGCACTCCGGGTGGGCGACCCAGACCATGCTTCGGTGCCCGACTCCGGCAGTGCGGGGGCAGCCATGAGAGATGTGATGAAGGAGATGTCGGAATCGGCTTCGTCGGCATCAGGGGTTCGTTCAAGCCCACGTGAAGCGGATGCCGGCACAAACTCCGGCTCGAACGGGGCCAGATCGGCGGCGCTGAAGCCGGCGGAACGGCTGCTCGACCGGGGTTCCGCGGGCGCGCTGGTGGTGGTGAGCGGATGCGTGAACGCGGTGGGCCGCAGCAAATCCGCGAACGAGAGGTTGGTCACCGGTTCGAGCTCGGCGGCGATCAGGCCGGATCTGTTCGCGTCGCGTCCGCTGTCTGCCCGGGTTGCGCGGTCGTTGTTCGCGTCCTTGACGCCAGCACCGGTACTGTCGGCATCGAGCGCGAACTCGCGGTCGGTGTTGGCCGTGCCGTCGCCGTGAGCATCCGGCACGCGGTCGCTGTCCGATAGAGCGTCCGGCGCGCTGCCGTCAGCGGCGAGCAGAGCGTCGTCCGTCTCGCTGGATTCGCCCGTGTCGGCGGGGCCGCGCCCGGTGAGCGCCACCGTGTGAGTACCGAGCGGTCCCGTTGTGGCGATCACATCACCGGTTGATTCGACCCGCCCGGTCGGGTGAATGATGAGGGGCCACAGGCCCTGCTCGTCTTCCACTTCGAGGCGCACGGGAGAGTCGAGGGTGCGCGCTACTCGGGTGGCAACGGCCACGATCTCCTCGCGAACACCGGCGTCGTCAATGGCGACCACGATCTGGCTGACGCCGTCGATGATTACCTGGCCGGTAGCATCGGCTCGAACCAGAGCGCTGATTCGCGGGAAGTCGGTCGTGTCTTGCGTCATCTTGGCCACCTTTTAAGCTCACAAATTGTTCCCCCGTAGACAGAGGTTAGCCGTCCAGCCGGTTTTCGGCTCATCGAGATTGTGAGCGGAGTTCAGTTACCCAGTGCCGCAAAGCGTTCAATGTCACCCTCGGTACCGGACACGATGATGAGATCGTGATCGGACACGACCGTGTCGGCGGTGGCGTAGGTGAACGGTTTACCGGGGCTTTTGACACCCACCACGGTGACCTTGTGCTTGGAACGCACGCCGGATTCCATGAGGTTGAGCCCGCGAATGGGCTTGGGCGGATACATCTTCACCAGAGCAAAGTCATCATCGAACTCGATGAAGTCGAGCATTCGACCGGACACGAGGTGTGCGGCGCGCTCGCCAGCTTCCGCTTCGGGGTAGATCACGTGGTTGGCGCCGATGCGCTGCAGAATCTTGCCGTGCGATGTGGAGATGGCCTTGGCCCAGATTTGCGGAATCTTCAGGTCAACGAGGTTAGCCACGATCAACACGCTGGCTTCCACGGAGGATCCCACAGCGCAGATGGCGATCGAAAAGTCCTGAGCACCAATTTGCTTCAGGGCCTCGAGGGACCGGGAATCCGCCTGAACGGCGTGCGTGACCCGCTCGGACCATTTCTGGACCAGCCCTTCGTTGACGTCGACAACGAGAACCTCCCGACCAAGGCGGTCGAGCTGGCCTGCCGTGGCCGCACCGAAGCGACCCAATCCGATGACGAGCACGGGGGCGTCGTGCTTGATGCGGTCAACCAACGATGGGCCTTTCTTCGGGGCGCTTGAACAGCTGCCTGCTTTGGCTTGCGGCCAGTGCCGCAGCGAGTGTTACTGTACCAACCCGGCCCATGAACATGGTGGCGGCCTGGACATAAACACCCTCGGGTGGCAGCTCCGCGGTGAGACCGGTGGAGAGACCACAGGTGGCGAAGGCACTGATCACATCGAAGAGCACATGATCCAGCGGAGCCTTTGTGATGTGCACGATCAGAATGGTGGAGACCGCGACGGTTGTCGCTCCCCACAGCACAACGCTGACGGACAGCCGCAGAATGTCACTCGGAATTCGCCGCCCGAACGCTTCCATCTGCTCCTTGCCGCGCGCCTCGGCGAAGGCGGCAAGAAACAGGACCGCGAGGGTGGTCACCTTGATACCGCCGGCCGTGGAGGCCGAGCCACCGCCGATGAACATGAGCATGTCGGTCACGAGCAGGCTCGAGCCGTTCAGATCACTGATGTCGATCGTGGCAAATCCCCCGGATCGTGACATCACCGAGAGAAAGAGCGACTGAAAGATGGTGCGGCCGGCATCGAGAGACCCGAAGGTCTTCGGATTATTGAACTCGAGAATGATGTAGACGAGCATGCCGCCGAACATCAGCGCAATCGTTGTGACGAGGGTGAGCTTCACGTGGATCGACCAGGTGCGCGGCTTACGCCAGCCGCGGGCAAGCACGTAAATCACCGGAAAGCCGAGGCTGCCAAGGAAGACACCCACCATGAGTGCGCCCAGAAACCAGAAGTCATCGGCAAACTGTCCGATGCCCAGATCATTGGGACTGAATCCGGTGTTCGTGAACGCCATGGCGGCGTAGTAGAAACTGTGCCAGATCGCCTCACCGGTGGGGACGTTATCGAGGAGCATGCGGGGGAACAGCAGGGCCGCCACAGCGACTTCGATCACGAAAGCGCTGATGGCCACGGTCACGAGAAGGCTTCCGACCTCGCCCAGTCGAATCGCCTGGCCCTCATTCACCGGCCCGGCATGAATGCGGGAGGGGTTGCTATCGCTCGCCGCCATGAGTTTGGTGCGCAAGCCGAGCCGGCGGGAGATGACGAGGCCCATCAGGGATGCGAGCGTGAGCACGCCGATGCCGCCCACGTTCACTCCGATGAAGACCAGAATGTTGCCGAAGCCGGACCAGTGCGACGCCATGTCTACGGTGGCCAGTCCCGTGACGCAAATTACTGAGACGGCCGTGAAGAGAGCATCGTAGAGGGGCGTTACGGTGCGGTCGGCCGAGGCGATGGGCAGTGAGAAGAGCACTGTGAACACGAGAATTAAAGCGGTGAACACCATGATGGCAAAGCGGCTGGGTGACGACCGAACCAGATGATCCACGGCGTCGCGAAAAGATCCGAACCAGGTGCCCTCATGGTGGGCGAACCGTACCGCGGAGGCTTTTGATAACACGTGGAACTCCCAAGACTTGCGACCCGCGCCAGGTTGTCATGGTACTACCCCTGCGGAGTGACTAACCTGAAGGAATGGCAGACATCTTCGACGTTGTGGCAGATTCGACCCGACGGGACATCCTTCGGATTCTTCTCGACCGTCACAACCAGGGCGGGGAAGCCCGCGGTGAGCTCAGCGTTTCCGACATTGTGGGCAACCTGGGCCTGAGCCAGCCCACGGTGTCAAAGCACCTCAAGGTGCTGCGTGAAAGCGGACTCGTCAGCGTACGCGAAGAAGGACAGCACCGGTTTTACCACCTCGACTACGCACCGCTCGAGGTTATTGAAGACTGGCTGATTCCTTTTCTGAGCGTGGATTTCGACGCAGCCGAGGAAGCCGCCGCGGCGGAGGAAGCCGGCCTGAAGGACGAGCAGCGGGCGTTTGCCTCTGCCATCGGCAAGGCTTTCGCCGATACTTCCTATCAGGTGACCCACGTCGTCAAAGATGCCACGGCAAAGAAATGGCGCAAGAACGGCTAGGTGAGACGGTGATTTCGGGTACCGAAATCGGCAGTACCACGGGCATTTCGGAGTCGTGTTGCCCACTCTGCGTAGAACGCAGCGGATTTCTCAGTTAGAATGGGGTTTTCGTGTCTGTCGCGAGTCCCGCGGCGAATCAACTCTTTGTGAGGTCCTGTGGGTTCTGTAATCAAGAAGCGACGCAAGCGCATGGCAAAGAAGAAGCACCGCAAGCTGCTTCGTAAGACCCGCCACCAGCGTCGCAATAAGAAGTAGTAGTACCACATAGGTATTAGTACGCAGCATTATTAGCAACAAAACCAAGCGTGAGCGCTAGGCCCTTAGGGTCTGGCGCTTTTTGCTTGCCCTTTTGGGGTCAAGTAGGGTTGCAGCATGCCGAACATTCACCTCACGCTGATCGGTAAACCGGGTTGCCATCTCTGCGATGATGCCCGCGCCGTGGTGACGAGCGTCATGCAGAACGTGGTCGAGGAGCGCCCCGCTCCCCAGATCGTGCTGGAGGAACTGTCAATTCTCGACGATGCCGCGCTGCAGGCCCTGTACGTCGAAGACATTCCCGTTCTACTCATCAACGGCAAGGTGCACAACTATTGGCGCATCGATCCGGTGCGTCTTCGCACAGCCCTTTTGGAGGCCTCATGACCATTCGTCACATCGTCTGCTGGCAGCTCGCCGCCACGGATCCCGCCGAGAAGGCGCAGGCCGCTGCCGGCGTGTCCCAAGGACTCCAGGCCCTCCTGGGCGTTGTCCCCGAGATCCGTGCGCTCACGGTGGGTCCGGACGTCGCGGGTGGCGCCAACTGGGACCTGGCCCTCATCGTGGACTTCGACGATTTTGACGCGCTCGCTCGCTACCAGGCGCACCCGGAGCACGTGAAAATCGGTGGTTACATTCGCACGGTCGTCTCGGCGCGCATCGCCGTTGACCTCGAGGTCTAACGCGCACTAAAAAAAGCGGATGCCGCCCTCAATCGCGAGGGCGGCATCCGCTTTGTGCGTTCCGGCGCGCGTGCCTACGGCTCGAGGCGGGTCGGGCCGCGGAACAGGTAGGTGACCTCGCGAATGCTGGCCTGGTGCAGCATGAGCATCAGCACGCGGGCAAGGCCCATGCCGAAGCCGCCGTGCGAGGGAACGCCGTAGCGGAAGAAGTCGAGGTAGCCCTCGATCTCTGCGGGGTCAAGTCCCTTCTCCACGGCCTGCGCCTCCAGCACCTCAATGCGGTGCTCGCGCTGGGCTCCGGTGGAGATTTCGGTGCCGTTGAAGATGAGGTCATAGCTCTTGGTGATGCTCGCATCGCCCGCGTGACGCATGTGATAAAACGGGCGGATGCTGGAGGCATAGTCGGTGAGGAACACGAACTCGTGCCCATACTTCTCGGCCACATAGGCGGCGATCTGGCGCTCACCCTCCGGGTCCATGTCGTCGTCGTCGCGGGGAACCTCGTAGCCGCGGCTCTTCACGATCTCCTTGGCTTCGGCGAGCGGGATCCGCGGGAACGGCTGCGTGGGTACGGTGACCTCCACGTCGAAGAGGGCCTTCACCTCGTCGCCGTGCTTGGCCTTCACCGCACTGAAACCGGCCACCATGAGGTCTTCGTGCAGCTGCATCACGTCGTCGTGGCTGTCGATCCAGCTGATCTCCGAGTCGATGCTCGTGAACTCGGTGGAGTGACGGCTCGTGAAGGAGGGGTCGGCGCGGAACGCGGGTCCTACTTCGAAGATCTTGCCGAAGCCGGCGGACTGCGCCATCTGCTTGAAGAACTGGGGGCTCTGCGCGAGGTAGGCCTTGGTGTCGAAGTAGCCCACCTCAAACAGCTCGGCGCGGGATTCGCTCGCACTGGCCATGAGCTTGGGGGTGTGCAGTTCGATGAAGTCGTGCTCGATCCAGTACGTGCGCAGCGCGTGCTCGAACGTGGTCTGAATGCGAAAGATGAGGTTCTGCTTCGGGTTGCGCAGGTCGAGGAAGCGCCAGTCCATGCGCTTGTCGAGGCTCGAGTCGGCCGCGATCGGCGTCTCGGGAATGGCCGCGCTCACCACGGTGAGGGAGTCGAGCTTGATCTCGATGCCGCCGAGCTTCACACGCTCATCGTGCTTAAGCGTTCCGGTGACGGTGACGAAGGTGCCCTGTGCGAGACCGGAGATGCTCGTGGCCGGCTCATCGGCAACGATGGCGCCCTCGGCATCCGTTGTGCGCGGGTTGACCAGCTGAACGGCACCGGATTCGTCGCGAAGAACGACGAATTGCACCTTCTTTTGGTCTCGAACGGTATCGACCCAGCCGGATACCGAAACGGGTCCATCGTCGAGAGCGGACAGGTTCTTGATCAATACGCGCGAAGTCACTCTGCGAGTTTAGCCGCCCGCCTCACGGCAAATTCGCGGGTGCCCTTTGAATAGACTGATTACGTGGTAGCCAGTCAAGTTCATCTCGTGCGTCATGGTGAGGTCTTTAACCCCCAGGGCGTGCTTTACGGCAGGCTGCCGAACTTTCGACTGTCCGACCTCGGAGCACGGATGGCCGAGGCTGCGGCCGTGGAGCTGAAGGACCGCGGACGCCCGGTGGTGCGCGTGCTGGCCTCGCCTCTGCAGCGTGCTCAGGAGTCCGCTGCGCCGATCGGCGCGACCTTCTCGCTGCCCGTAGAGACCGAGCGTCGCATCATTGAGCCCACCAACCGGTTCGAGGGCAAGCGCATGCGCGGCGAGAACGGTGCGCTGCGCGACCCGCGCAACTGGCCGCTTCTGGTCAACCCGCTGCGCCCGAGCTGGGGAGAACCGTTTCGGGCTGTCTCCGCGCGCATGCTGGCCGCCATTCACGATGCGTGGAGCTCGGTCGACGAGGGCGATGTTGTGCTGGTCAGTCACCAACTCCCTATTTGGGTGGTGCACCGCTCCCTCGCCCACGAGCGCCTCGCGCACGATCCGCGCCAGCGTCGCTGTGCTCTCTCCAGCATCACCACGCTGTCCTGGCGCGGAGATCACTTCGACGAGACCGGGTATTCAAGCCCGGCAGCGCACTTGCAGGGCTCGGCAACGGATGTCGGTGCCGTCTGATGCGTGCTCGCCAGCGTTCCCCGCGTCCCACCCGGCTTCTGGCTCTCACCGGTCTCGTTGTCGCAGCCCTGGTGCTCAGCGGATGCGCGTCGGATCCCCTCGCCGCGCAGTACCGCGAGGGGAGTAGCAAGGGTTTCATTGCCGGGGACGGCAGCGTGACCGAGATTGACGCATCCGCTCGGGGAGAAGTGATTGAGTTCACGGGCGTGGACGAGAACGGTGACACCCTCACCAGCGCCGACTTTGCCGGCGAGGTGCTGGTGGTGAACTTCTGGTACGCCAGCTGCGCGCCGTGCCGTGCCGAGGCCGCCGATCTGCAGGCGCTCAACGCTCGGTTCACGGGCCAGGGCGCCGAGTTCATGGGTGTGAACGTGCGGGACCAGGCGCCGAGCGCCCTGGCGTTCAACGACACGTACGGCATCACCTATCCCTCCGTGCTCGACGTGGATGACGGGAGCGTGCAGCTCGCCTTCAGCGGCAGCATTCCACCGAACGCGGTGCCCACCACGCTGGTGCTGGATCAGCAGGGCCGGGTTGCCGCGCGCATTCTCGGTCAGGTCACGACACCGTCAATTCTCGAGACTCTGATTCGTGACACCGTGGCCGAGGGTTCCTAGGCGTGGGAAATCCCTTCGGCGAGATTGTCTTCAGCGGCCAACTCCTTTTCGCGATTCCGATTGCAATCCTTGCCGGACTCGTGTCGTTTGCCTCACCCTGCATCCTGCCGCTCGTGCCGGGGTACCTCGCCTACATTGGCGGCTTCGCCGATGGCAGTACCAGTGCCGCTAAGGGTGACCGCCGAGGGCGGCGCCGGCTGCTGCTGGGAGTGGGCCTCTTCATCCTCGGGTTCACCGTGGTGTTCGTGCTCACCGGCGTGGTGTTTGGTGCGGCCGGTTTCTGGCTCAATCAGTATCGCGACCTGATCACGCGGGTCGCCGGAGCCGTGGTGATCCTGCTGGGCCTGGTCTTCGTGGGACAGTTCGGCGTGATGCAACGCACGGTCAAGGCCACGTGGCGACCGAAGATGGGTCTGGCTGGCGCCCCGATGCTCGGTGCCGTCTTTGCCGTGGGCTGGACCCCGTGCACCGGTCCGACGCTGACCGCCATCAACTCGCTCAGCCTCAGTACCGGCTCACCCTGGCAGGGTGGTCTCCTGGCACTCTTCTACGCGCTGGGCCTCGGCATCCCTTTTCTCCTCATTGCTCTGGGCTTCAACTGGGCCACCGGCAGCGTTGCTTTTCTCAAACGCCACATCCGTGCGATCAACCTGTTCGGTGGGGTTCTGCTCATCGTTATCGGCGTGCTCATGGTGAGCGGCATCTGGAGCGCGTGGCTCCTCGACCTGCAAGGGGTGATTGGCAACTTTGTCCCGGCCATCTGACCACTACGATTCCGCTCCCGCCGCCGCCCCCGCATCCGCTGGCGATGGGATTGTGCAGCCCAAGCTCGGCGTCATCGGCTGGCTTCGCTGGTTCTGGCGTCAGCTCACGAGCATGCGCACCGCCCTGTTCCTGCTGTTGCTGCTCGCCATCGCCGCCGTGCCCGGATCGCTGGTGCCCCAGCGCGCCGCGGACCCGAACGGTGTCACGCAGTACTTCACCGATAACCCCGACCTCGCGCCCGTGCTGGACAAGATTCAGGCCTTTGACGTCTACTCGTCGGCCTGGTTCTCGGCCATCTACATTCTGCTGTTTGTCTCCCTCATCGGCTGCGTCATTCCGCGCACGAAACACCACTTTCTTGCCCTCCGAGCCCAGCCGCCGGCAACCCCGGTGCGCCTCGCGCGGTTGGCCGGTTTCACCGTGCGCACCGCACCTCAAGGGACGGATGCCGCGGAGGCCGTCACCTCGGCCCGAGCGCTCCTGAAATCCAGCGGTTATCGCACGGCGCTCTTTGACCAGCCGGGCAGGGCGGGCCAGCCTGCCGAGTTCTCGGTCTCGGCCGAGCGTGGCTACCTGCGTGAGACCGGGAACCTCGTGTTCCACTCGGCACTGGTGGGCATTCTCATCACCGTGGGCTTTGGCGGCGGGTTCGGTTTCAGCGGCCAGCGTGTGCTCGTGGAGGGGCAAACGTTCGTCAACACCCTGCTTGCTTATGACTCGTTCAACCCGGGGCGGTTCTTCGACGACTCCAACCTCGAGGCCTACAAGCTGACCCTCAACGACTTCACCGTGAAGTACGAAGAGGCCAACCTCAAGGCCTACGGGCAACCGCTGGATTTCACCGCTGATGTGAGTGTCACCAATCCCGGCGAGGCCGCCACGCCCGGTGTGGTCAAGGTCAACGGTCCACTGCGCACCGGTGGCACCGACATCTTCCTGCTCGGCAACGGTTACGCGCCCACCATCACGGTGAAGGACCCCACCGGTAAGGCCGTGTTCACCGACTCGGTTCCCTTCCTCCCGCAGGACTCCAACCTCACGTCACTCGGTGTCGTGAAGGTGCCCGATGGTCTGGCGGAACAACTCGGCATGATCGGGTTCCTCTATCCCACGCAGGCCGAATCGGCGTCGGGGTCATACTTTTCCTCCTTCCCTGACTTGGCGTATCCGGTGCTCACCCTGCGGGTCTTCACGGGTGACCTCGGTCTCGATGCGGGAGTGCCCACATCCGTCTACGCTCTCGATACCGACACGATGACCTCACTCACGGGCGGTGATACCGGGGTGAAATCCCTCGAACTCATGCCCGGCCAAACCGTGAATCTGCCCAACGGTCTCGGCACCGTCACGTTCGACAGCGCCAGCCCGAACGCCGCGGCCAACGACTTTTCCACGTCGGTTCCGCGGTTCGCGTCCTTCGACGTTCACCACGATCCCACTCAGGGATGGGTGCTTCTGTTCGCCGTTCTCATTCTGCTTGGCCTTCTGACCAGCCTCTTCGTGCCTCGACGCCGGGTATGGGTGAAGGCGAGTGAGCAGGCGGATGGCACCCTGCGCCTCGAATATGCCGCCCTCGCCCGCGGTGATGATCCGGCCCTGGAAGCCGCCGTGACGGCCCTCGCCGACAAGCATGCGGCGCAGTTCACCCCCAACCCGGATGTCGACCCGACACCCAAACCGACCTAGGCTTACATCGTGAATCTCAATGAGCTCTCCATCATCAGCCTGTACTCGGCGATGGCTATTTACGCGGTCGCGTTCATCGCGTTCGCCATCGACCTCGCCAAGCGCAGTGCATCCGTTGACGCCCAAACAGCACTGAACGACCAGGCGGATGCCGCGCGCGGCACGTCGACGTCGGTCGGCGGCTCGGGCCGCACCACCACTCTCACCCGGCTCAGTGCCCGCATGGACAACGATGCGGCCAGCCCGTACGGGCGATCGGCGAGCCTGCGGATCGGTGTGTCACTCACGATCCTGGCCTGGGCCCTGCACTTCGCGGCCACCATGATGCGCGGTATCGCGGCCGAGCGGGTGCCGTGGGCCAACATGTACGAGTTCGCCATGACCGGCACTCTGCTCATCGTCACGGTGTACCTGATTGTGCTCACCCGGCTGGACCTCCGCTTCCTGGGCACGTTCGTCACGGGCCTGGTGCTGGTGCTGCTCGGTATTGCCGCGCTGCAGTTCTATGTGGAGGTTGCACCGCTTCCGCCGGCTCTGCAGTCGGCGTGGCTCGTTATTCACGTGTTTGTGGCGTCCCTCGGAACGGGCTTTTTCGCCATCGGCTTCGCGCTCTCAACCGTTCAACTGCTGCAGTTTCAACGCGAGAGCCTCGTGGCCGACGCGAAGAGCGTGCGACTGCGCTTTCTCGCCACTCTTCCCTCCGCGACCACCCTAGAGAACCTCGCCTACCGGGTGAATATCATTGGGTTCATTCTCTGGACGTTCACGCTCATGGCCGGTTCGGTGTGGGCCGAGAAGGCCTGGGGCCGGTACTGGGGTTGGGACACCAAGGAAGTGTGGACCTTCATCATCTGGGTGATCTACGCCGGTTACATTCACGCCCGTGCAACACGCGGCTGGCGTGGATCGCGGTCCGCCTGGCTGGCCATCATCGGCTTCGGTGCCGTGATGTTCAACTTCGGCATCGTGAACGTGTTCTTCAAGGGCCTGCACTCCTACAGCGGCCTGTAAAGACGCGGTTCGCACATAAAAAGGACGTGATCTCCGCCTGGCGGAAATCACGTCCTTTTCTGTTGTGCGTGTGCCGGTGTTAGGCCTCGAGCAGAGCGTAGGTGCGCTCGAGACGCGCGAGCCACCAGTCGCGGCGCTCCGGTGTGGCGGCATACGTTTCGAGGAGGGCCGGGTCGGGCGTGATCCGGCGCACCTCGATGGCACCGTTGACCGGCACCAGCGGCTCCGTCGTTACGTCACCGAGCAGCAATGAGGCGGTACCGAGGCCGCAATCGAAGTAGAGACCGGGCACGGCTGAGGCCAGGTGAGCTCCCATGGAGATACCGATCGAGGTGTCGAGGGCGCTCGAGACCACCACGGGCAAACCGGTCTGACCAATGATCGACAACGCGGCGCGGATGCCACCGAGGGGCTGCGCCTTGATCACCAGAATGTCGGCGGCACCGGCCCGGGCTACCGCAAGCGGGTCGCCCGTCTTTCGCACACTCTCGTCGGCGGCAATGGGCACGCCGAGATACGCGGTGCGGTCCCGAATCTCGGCGAGCTCGGCCACGCTCGCACACGGCTGCTCGACGTACTCCAGGTCGAAGGCGTTGAGCGCGTGGATGGCTTTCTCGGCCTCGTCCACGGTCCAGAGCCCGTTCGCATCGATGCGGATGCGTCCTTCCGGTCCGAGCAGCGTGCGCACCATCTTGACCCGGGCGATGTCGTCCTCAAGGGTCTGATCAAGACCCCCCACCTTGATCTTCGCGGTCCGGCATCCGGGGAAGCGCGCGAGGACGGCGGCAACCTCGTCGGGGCCGACGGCGGGAATCGTGGCGTTCACGGGGATGCTCGTGCGCAGGGCGTGCGGAGCCTCGTTCCAACCAAAATCGATGGTGGCACGCAACCAGTCGACGGATTCTGCGTCATCGTATTCAACGAAGGGTGAGAATTCGGTCCACCCCTGCGGTCCTTCGACCAGAATCGCCTCTCGCACGTCGATACCCCGAAAACGGGCAACCACGGGCAGGGAGACAACGCGTGCGGATTCGAGCAACTCGTGCAGTGAGGGCTTCATCCCTCCAGTGTGCCAGTCGCCGGTGTGCGTTCCGTCACAAGCCGTCCGGGATAAACGATTCTTCCGATTCCAGCTGTGTCCCTACACCGTTCTCCCGCGTGCTCGCAACGACGATGGGAATCCCCGGGGCGATCAGCAGGTAGGCATCTTCATAGCGCCCCTCGCCGGAATTCACCTGCAGCCAGTAGGGGACCCCGCTCGTCAGAGCGGTGTCAATTTCCAGCTGAAGAGATTCCAGCGAACCGTCAGCAAGGGAGTAGGGCCGGTTGTCATACACAATGTCGATGCGGGTCATGGTTCCTCTTCGCGTTGATTCTTGGTGTGTGTGGCGGTGTGGGTAGGGGTTTTTGGTCGTTCGGGAGTTAGGCGGGGTGGGCGATTTCACCCTCCAGCGAAGGCGGCACAATTACCAGGGGACGCGGCTCGGCCACGATCTGCAGGCCGCCGGAGGAGTTTGCCGTGGCCATGAGCGCTTCGATCCATTCGCGGTTCAGGCTCGGTGACCGGCTCCCGAAATACTTGTAGGCGATCGGAATGCCGGGGTGTATCCAGATGGCGCTGCGACCGTCACCCGATTTGGGGTCGTCACGCCAGCTGAAGTAGAACGACTCGCCGCGACGCAATTTCGCACCGATAACCACCTGAATGTGGGCC
This sequence is a window from Cryobacterium sp. CG_9.6. Protein-coding genes within it:
- a CDS encoding chromosome partitioning protein, encoding MTQDTTDFPRISALVRADATGQVIIDGVSQIVVAIDDAGVREEIVAVATRVARTLDSPVRLEVEDEQGLWPLIIHPTGRVESTGDVIATTGPLGTHTVALTGRGPADTGESSETDDALLAADGSAPDALSDSDRVPDAHGDGTANTDREFALDADSTGAGVKDANNDRATRADSGRDANRSGLIAAELEPVTNLSFADLLRPTAFTHPLTTTSAPAEPRSSSRSAGFSAADLAPFEPEFVPASASRGLERTPDADEADSDISFITSLMAAPALPESGTEAWSGSPTRSARTDHAARARPSEPHDPPNLADFMSSRPPAPAGPARQGWQGAIRRLTGGLISVSPGSAELDQRNAIAAVQRSLSGPRTIVVLNPKGGAHKTTATLLIAATFGIYRGGYTLAWDNNETMGTLGVRAQSARHTNTAVDLLRDLDRFSDVRSARVGDLDNYVRNQGDAQFDALASDLDPAGAASIDAVAFRKLHATLSRFYRVLVIDTGNNMRASNWEAAVDTADQLVVVSTIREDTGYGAASLLDGLRRKGHANKVDQAVTILASPSKTVDQQLSARLHEHFGQLTRTVLDVPYDPSLVGGGPLNVDTLAPRTRAAWLQATAAIAEGL
- a CDS encoding TrkA family potassium uptake protein, encoding MVDRIKHDAPVLVIGLGRFGAATAGQLDRLGREVLVVDVNEGLVQKWSERVTHAVQADSRSLEALKQIGAQDFSIAICAVGSSVEASVLIVANLVDLKIPQIWAKAISTSHGKILQRIGANHVIYPEAEAGERAAHLVSGRMLDFIEFDDDFALVKMYPPKPIRGLNLMESGVRSKHKVTVVGVKSPGKPFTYATADTVVSDHDLIIVSGTEGDIERFAALGN
- a CDS encoding potassium transporter TrkG, with the translated sequence MDHLVRSSPSRFAIMVFTALILVFTVLFSLPIASADRTVTPLYDALFTAVSVICVTGLATVDMASHWSGFGNILVFIGVNVGGIGVLTLASLMGLVISRRLGLRTKLMAASDSNPSRIHAGPVNEGQAIRLGEVGSLLVTVAISAFVIEVAVAALLFPRMLLDNVPTGEAIWHSFYYAAMAFTNTGFSPNDLGIGQFADDFWFLGALMVGVFLGSLGFPVIYVLARGWRKPRTWSIHVKLTLVTTIALMFGGMLVYIILEFNNPKTFGSLDAGRTIFQSLFLSVMSRSGGFATIDISDLNGSSLLVTDMLMFIGGGSASTAGGIKVTTLAVLFLAAFAEARGKEQMEAFGRRIPSDILRLSVSVVLWGATTVAVSTILIVHITKAPLDHVLFDVISAFATCGLSTGLTAELPPEGVYVQAATMFMGRVGTVTLAAALAASQSRQLFKRPEERPIVG
- a CDS encoding metalloregulator ArsR/SmtB family transcription factor, which encodes MADIFDVVADSTRRDILRILLDRHNQGGEARGELSVSDIVGNLGLSQPTVSKHLKVLRESGLVSVREEGQHRFYHLDYAPLEVIEDWLIPFLSVDFDAAEEAAAAEEAGLKDEQRAFASAIGKAFADTSYQVTHVVKDATAKKWRKNG
- a CDS encoding AURKAIP1/COX24 domain-containing protein; amino-acid sequence: MGSVIKKRRKRMAKKKHRKLLRKTRHQRRNKK
- a CDS encoding glutaredoxin family protein, whose translation is MPNIHLTLIGKPGCHLCDDARAVVTSVMQNVVEERPAPQIVLEELSILDDAALQALYVEDIPVLLINGKVHNYWRIDPVRLRTALLEAS
- a CDS encoding Dabb family protein, giving the protein MTIRHIVCWQLAATDPAEKAQAAAGVSQGLQALLGVVPEIRALTVGPDVAGGANWDLALIVDFDDFDALARYQAHPEHVKIGGYIRTVVSARIAVDLEV
- the aspS gene encoding aspartate--tRNA(Asn) ligase; its protein translation is MTSRVLIKNLSALDDGPVSVSGWVDTVRDQKKVQFVVLRDESGAVQLVNPRTTDAEGAIVADEPATSISGLAQGTFVTVTGTLKHDERVKLGGIEIKLDSLTVVSAAIPETPIAADSSLDKRMDWRFLDLRNPKQNLIFRIQTTFEHALRTYWIEHDFIELHTPKLMASASESRAELFEVGYFDTKAYLAQSPQFFKQMAQSAGFGKIFEVGPAFRADPSFTSRHSTEFTSIDSEISWIDSHDDVMQLHEDLMVAGFSAVKAKHGDEVKALFDVEVTVPTQPFPRIPLAEAKEIVKSRGYEVPRDDDDMDPEGERQIAAYVAEKYGHEFVFLTDYASSIRPFYHMRHAGDASITKSYDLIFNGTEISTGAQREHRIEVLEAQAVEKGLDPAEIEGYLDFFRYGVPSHGGFGMGLARVLMLMLHQASIREVTYLFRGPTRLEP